A genomic region of Populus nigra chromosome 11, ddPopNigr1.1, whole genome shotgun sequence contains the following coding sequences:
- the LOC133668504 gene encoding apyrase 2-like: MKRPGMRNEPLSDKVHKYRGVLLVISIPMLLIAFVLLVMPSREDYEYGGGVSRKMSPNLVRDSRSYAVIFDAGSSGSRVHVFCFDRNLDLVPIGKELELFVQLKPGLSAYANNPQEAAKSLASLLDKAESSVPKELRPKTPVRVGATAGLRALGMEASDRILQAVRDFLRAKSTLKSEANGVTVLDGSQEGSYQWVTINYLLGNLGKKYSNTVGVVDLGGGSVQMAYAISEMDAAKAPRISNGEDTYVKEMSLMGTKYYLYVHSYLHYGLLAARAEILDASEESSNPCILGGYDGVYNYGGKDHKASASPSGSNLDECRRVALNALKVNESTCTNMKCTFGGVWNGGGGDGQKNMFVASFFFDRAAQAGFVDSTLPVVKVRPVDFEHAAKRACGTKLENAKSIYRSLDENDLPYICMDLVYQYTLLVEGFAMDPLQDMMLVKKVQYRDSLVEAAWPLGSAIEAVSSPA, translated from the exons ATGAAGCGACCAGGCATGCGAAACGAGCCACTGAGTGACAAGGTCCACAAGTACAGAGGAGTGTTGCTGGTGATTTCGATCCCGATGCTTTTGATCGCTTTTGTGCTGTTGGTGATGCCGAGTCGTGAGGATTATGAATACGGAGGAGGAGTGAGTCGAAAGATGTCGCCGAATCTTGTTAGGGATTCGAGGAGTTATGCGGTTATTTTTGATGCCGGGAGTTCAGGGAgtagagttcatgttttttgttttgatcgGAATTTGGATCTTGTTCCTATCGGTAAAGAACTCGAGCTTTTTGTGCAG CTTAAACCAGGTTTGAGTGCTTATGCAAATAACCCGCAAGAAGCAGCCAAATCCCTCGCTTCACTGCTTGATAAAGCTGAAAGCTCTGTGCCTAAAGAGCTCCGACCAAAAACACCAGTCAGAGTTGGG GCTACTGCTGGCTTGAGGGCATTGGGAATGGAAGCATCAGATAGAATTTTGCAAGCG GTTAGGGATTTCCTGAGAGCTAAAAGCACCCTGAAATCTGAGGCAAACGGGGTCACGGTTTTGGATGGTTCTCAAGAAGGTTCTTATCAGTGG GTGACGATAAACTACCTTTTAGGAAATTTAGGAAAGAAATATTCAAACACGGttggagttgtagatcttggtGGTGGATCTGTTCAAATGGCATATGCGATCTCCGAGATGGATGCAGCGAAAGCTCCGAGGATATCTAATGGAGAAGATACATATGTAAAGGAAATGTCTTTGATGGGAACCAAATATTACCTCTATGTTCACAG CTATTTGCATTATGGTTTATTAGCAGCTCGAGCAGAAATTTTGGATGCTTCAGAGGAGTCTAGCAATCCATGCATCCTGGGTGGTTATGATG GGGTATACAATTATGGAGGGAAAGACCATAAAGCATCAGCTTCTCCATCTGGTTCAAACTTGGACGAGTGCAGGAGGGTAGCTCTTAATGCTCTCAAAGTTAATGAATCGACTTGTACAAACATGAAATGTACATTTGGAGGAGTATGGAATGGTGGCGGCGGGGATGGACAAAAGAATATGTTTGTTGCTTCATTTTTCTTCGACAGAGCTGCTCAG GCTGGTTTTGTTGATTCAACTTTACCAGTTGTCAAAGTTCGACCTGTGGATTTTGAGCATGCTGCAAAGCGTGCTTGTGGAACTAAACTAGAGAATGCTAAATCCATATATCGCAGTTTGGATGAGAATGATCTGCCATATATATGCATGGATCTGGTCTATCAGTACACATTGCTTGTAGAGGGCTTTG CTATGGATCCATTGCAAGATATGATGTTGGTGAAGAAGGTTCAGTACCGAGATTCCCTTGTGGAAGCTGCATGGCCACTGGGCAGTGCCATAGAGGCTGTGTCATCACCAGCATAA
- the LOC133668840 gene encoding aquaporin SIP1-1-like — MGAIKAASGDAVLTFMWVFVSSMFGLFTNLIVTALGLQTLVWAPLVITTFIVFTFVFLFTLIGEALGGASFNPTGTASFYAAGVGGDTLFSMALRFPAQAAGAVGGALAIMEVMPVQYKHMLGGPTLQVDLHTGGLAEGVLTFLMSFAVLVIILKGPRNPLVQTLLLAIATITLVVAGSTYTGPSMNPANAFGWAYVRKWHNTWEQLYVYWICPFIGAILASWVFRAVFPPPAPKQKRA, encoded by the exons ATGGGCGCAATAAAGGCAGCATCTGGGGATGCGGTGTTAACTTTCATGTGGGTGTTTGTGTCTTCCATGTTTGGTTTGTTCACAAACCTGATAGTTACTGCCCTTGGTCTTCAAACCCTGGTCTGGGCTCCTCTGGTCATTACTACTTTTATTGTCTTCacctttgttttcttgtttaccTTGATTGGTGAAGCCTTGGGTGGTGCCAGTTTTAACCCAACCGGTACTGCTTCTTTCTATGCTGCTGGGGTTGGTGGAGACACTCTCTTCTCCATGGCCCTCAGATTCCCTGCTCAG GCAGCAGGGGCTGTGGGAGGTGCGTTGGCTATCATGGAGGTGATGCCAGTTCAGTATAAGCACATGCTTGGGGGGCCTACTTTGCAGGTGGACTTGCATACTGGAGGCCTTGCTGAGGGGGTTTTGACCTTCTTAATGAGTTTTGCTGTTCTTGTAATTATCCTTAAAGGCCCTCGTAACCCTCTGGTGCAGACATTGCTTCTTGCCATTGCGACCATAACATTGGTGGTTGCAGGTTCTACTTACACCGGTCCTTCCATGAATCCTGCCAAT GCCTTTGGGTGGGCATATGTAAGAAAATGGCACAACACATGGGAGCAGCTCTATGTTTACTGGATCTGCCCCTTCATCGGAGCGATATTGGCCTCCTGGGTCTTCCGTGCTGTCTTCCCCCCACCAGCACCCAAACAAAAGAGAGCCTAA
- the LOC133667919 gene encoding syntaxin-related protein KNOLLE-like: MNDLMTKSFVSYVDLKKEAMKDLEAGLDHDLEMANASNTMDSNLGLFLEEAEDVKKEMRSIREILDQLQEANEESKSLHKHEALKSIRNKINADIVKGLKKARSIKTQLEEMDRANAANRRLSGYKEGTPIYRTRVAVTNCLRKKLKELMMDFQALRQKMMIEYKDTVGRRYFTVTGEYPDEEVIDKIISDGNGGEEFLKRAIQEHGKGKVLETVVEIQDRYDAAKEIEKSLLELHQVFLDMAVMVEAQGEQMDDIEHHVLNASHYVKDGTKELKSAKDHQKSSRKWMCIGIILLLIIILVIVIPVVTSFSYS, encoded by the coding sequence ATGAATGACCTAATGACCAAATCGTTTGTGAGCTATGTGGACCTAAAGAAAGAGGCCATGAAAGATCTTGAAGCAGGCCTTGACCATGATTTAGAAATGGCAAATGCATCAAACACCATGGACAGCAACCTTGGTCTGTTCCTTGAAGAAGCTGAGGatgtaaagaaagaaatgcGATCGATCCGTGAGATTCTTGACCAGTTGCAAGAAGCAAATGAAGAAAGCAAGTCCTTACACAAACATGAGGCCTTAAAATCGATACGAAACAAAATCAATGCAGATATTGTTAAAGGCCTGAAAAAGGCCAGAAGTATTAAAACCCAGCTTGAAGAAATGGATCGTGCCAATGCTGCTAATAGGCGCCTTTCAGGGTACAAGGAAGGAACTCCGATTTATAGAACAAGGGTTGCTGTTACTAATTGCTTGCGCAAGAAATTGAAGGAGCTGATGATGGATTTTCAAGCTTTAAGGCAAAAGATGATGATTGAGTATAAAGATACTGTTGGTAGGAGGTATTTCACTGTTACCGGAGAGTACCCAGATGAGGAAGTCATTGATAAGATCATCTCTGATGGTAATGGGGGTGAGGAGTTCTTGAAACGTGCAATCCAGGAGCATGGGAAAGGGAAGGTGTTGGAGACTGTGGTGGAGATACAGGACAGGTATGATGCTGCCAAAGAGATTGAGAAGAGCTTGTTGGAGCTGCACCAGGTGTTTTTGGACATGGCAGTGATGGTGGAGGCACAAGGGGAGCAGATGGATGATATTGAGCACCATGTGTTGAATGCTAGTCACTATGTGAAGGATGGTACCAAAGAGCTCAAGAGTGCTAAAGATCACCAGAAGAGCAGCAGGAAATGGATGTGTATCGGTATCATTCTCCTTTTGATAATCATTCTTGTGATTGTTATACCTGTCGTTACTAGCTTTAGCTACTCTTGA